In Tribolium castaneum strain GA2 chromosome 8, icTriCast1.1, whole genome shotgun sequence, the genomic window TTGTGATAATTCTTCGTTCAAACACAGTTAGGTACTGTTATGTCTCTTGTGATTAGTTAATTATGTTTGTTTATCTCGTTTATAAATAACGTTTTTGAGTTAGgagttatctattttttttttaattaaatgagaTGGCCGTGAAGAAGAAAAGTCAAATAACTTTGACCAGACTAGATTAAAGCCAGAAAAATAAGGAACTCGagaaagttttatttgattcgaTTTCTCAGTATACTTTTGttgtataaaatattttgacttaatttattacatacgtatttctccaattaaattaattggacgAAACTGTTCCTAATCATACTTACATGTGACATAAAACGTCATTTCTTGTTTTATAAAAGTATggcatatacagggtgagtctacgattttttatattttttctaataagtTTGTGATTCACGTAAGATGACCAGCCTTACTAGAAGAACAAAACGCCACACAAAATACACGTAGAGTGTTTTTTTcgttgcattttatttttgtaagtttgtgcaagatatgtttttttatttagtaaacattagtgaatttttcgtaaagttattttattggctacgtaaattatttgaaaaaaaaattattgtgtaGAATTGTGTCATTTGGGTCGCTATCTAGTatctaatttaaatatttgcttGTATTAATATAATAGTGCAGTCTGGTGTAACAAAAGTGAATTAGTTTGTTTGCcaacataataataaataatatttgcataaaaaatagaataaataaGATACgtacagggtgacccaaggATGTGtcatcggtctataacttttttgctatttgaaatattgccatgctgtatttattatccgatagattgatttaaagtccacaaaataaaaatatttttattttacacagggtgttatatacagggtggtgaaccaagttatatttttttaatggaacacctttTATATTGTGCATAATTAGTTTCtacgtgaaaaaataataaaactttgtaTAAACTCTTATAGGTCTATCTCGTaccgtttcggaattatttaacttttagttataaaaagaaaaattttgaaaaattactgcaaagtcgcctatgaatattttccgacaaatttGCACTAGAAAAGCCTAGAAATACCTGTAGTTTAagcaaatagtcgacttttacttgaaatacgcagataatgtacagagtgttccaaaaCGCAAGAAGttgaaaaactcatttttgtcaaatggaacactatatatttttgaagtgttcaaaaaaatttctttttttatttattttattattaattcttgatgagtaaattcatttatgtatcaagtaataattagattactaacgtttttttgccacaaaaaataaattaccatgtgacttatcagattctaggctaacagattttcttgtaactttggttcaccactgtatacaacaccctgtgtatgataaaaacatttatagtttgtggacttttagtAAATCTATGGGATAATAAAAACGTCATAGCAATAATTCAAacagcaaaaaagttatagagcGATTTATACACTCTTGGGTCACCCTTatgtggaaaaaaataaagaaagacttgttttaaagtaaacagcttaaataaatttaacgttatattattataagttaAAACGTCTTTGATCCGACAACAAActgttgaataaaaaatagtaaatatcGTTGATTTTgcgtaatttatttgaaatgaaaataagagtgatttttttttatttctgcatCGAATGTGTCAATTTGCATAACATATTTTCCTCCCGATTTTCCCGTAACGAACTCGCTATAAATTATTCCATCCCTCGCCGAATTTTCGTTACCTTCCGTGTTAATTACCAGCGAAAGGTcggtttttctttaattcgtttgaaaaatttcaatacCGTCAAAGAAAACTCGATTAAAACCCGAATTAATCCTTTTCACCGATCTTGATTAAAAAACTTCGTCTCGTTATACTAAAATTTCGTCGCCTCCtgtacagaaaaaaaaaaattaaaacgctcCTTATAATCGAATCAGTGGCACAAAGTGCccgaaataattgattttcgAAGAATAGAAGGAACATTTCAATCGTGTTAAAGCTCGCTGCTTCCTTTTGTGGCCTTTTGACGGCGCTTTTATATCGTTTACTATGCATAATGTGTCGTAAAGGTGAGCTGGATTAAGTAAAATGGGGAAACGCGAGTGTGTTGATATTTTCCTTATGTAAAATTCATGCGACGTATTAAATTGCCTGATGGATACACACGCCTTTGATCTGCGGCCAATTCTCTAGTGGTTGGCAAGAATGGAAAAGGACGAGTACGGACCTGAATTGATCAGGGCGACATCTGctcaaaagtcaaaaattcaaTCGGCTTGAGTGCTGCAAGCGTTAAAGGCGGTTCATTGCAGCACTAAATGTTTATCActgttttgtgaaaaaaaaaataataaaaattaaaacattaatttatttttaaaagtagaATAGTTGGTTATTTTATTACTCTAACAATGtattttgacgtaaaatttgtgtttccttttgcaacaaaaaagtCCAGTGTTATTCTTATTCATGGCACAAGAAGCGCAAATGCAGGAATTACTTGGGTATTGAGGGATGTAAGAACAGTGGATTTGTGTGTTTGAAAAGGGacacaaaattgtaaattggACACAATATCGTACCCAAATCACTAAAAATCGGgattattataagaaaaatttctaaaataaatcttaCATAAGAAAACTGCCACAAGGTAGAGAAGTATACTCCAGTAAAGAGCGTCTGAAAGAACAGTATTATACACGCAGAGATTTGTCATTTTGACATAAAGTGTTCAAATATTAATGAATATGAATTTTAAAACGATTTCGCgttgtattattaaaaaaattcagatcTGAATGAATAGGGATATTGAacaaacgtttaattttttttatatacagggtgagtcaataatgtttttttgtgacatgacttaagatgcaaccaaaaatactaattgcacttcCCACTTGGatattttgtttgatttttaaaaacattttttatctcttaaataataatagtccataatgagattttagaaaaatgtcaaaactgacTTGACAATACTCAAAACAATGTAATCgtggattaattttgaatttttttaaggattACCGATATGGTCAACTGGAAtcagtattattggttgcataactatacaaattaaagaaacgtactattgactcactctgtatattatattttttccaagtggTTGCAGAATATATTCATTTGTAATACTTTGATGCTATTTACTATTTAAATAACGAATAAAATCTTACTAATCACAAAATCTCCAGGATTGTAGAATTGTTGGTTGCATGCAtaattgtctataattttagttaaatttattttttaattttttatcttcgtaaagaatccaattaaaaatactaaaataatgtttttttatctcAAGTCATGTTTggttgtattgttggttgcctatgccattaaaaaaagttggcagaaatgataaatttgcattttcttcAATCGTTTAGGGGGGAAAAATAAAGCCGTTAAATCAAAgtctataatttattttggtaTATGGGTACAAAATGGGTTTAATGTaatattatttgttgtttttttattaaaatatttttttatttagtgtaTATGTCGGGGAGGAGATAAAgtcgaataaattaaaatctacGATTTATTGCCTTAGAAAAGCATACAATGGTATGAAATAGGGTTTCTACTTGTGTGAACCGAGATTCTAAAATCTGAATTAtcataaaattagttattttttttttaattaaaaacgtataataGAAAATATCAAATGTTAATGGttgttttatacaaaattaagtataaattaatataattagaCCTATAAGTTGCCAGTAGCATGTTAAAAGTTGCACTAAATCCATTATTAgtgttatacagggtgtttaaaTATAATCTAAACTGGTGGTATCCTCTCAAAACTAACCGttcaaatcgaaaaaaattgagcaTTTTTTCTCGTAACAacatgataaaaatttgaaaaatcatcaCATCAAATTAGCACCAAAAACAAAACGGTCGAAACAGGGACTCTACTCTAACCGTCGTAAAAAAATACCCTAGAAAATCCCCCAAGTCTACAAAACGGGGGCGGGGATCCTAGATAGGTTATTATCAGGCCGTGAGTCCTTCCTCGGACTCCTGTAGGACATCCTTTCGCTGCCGCCTCTCACAAACCGCCCCTCGTCCTTGAAATCAAAAGTGTACTGTTTTAGCAGTTCTTGGACTTGTTGGGCCATTAAAGCTTCATCATCGATTTGCGTTACtgtatttatcaaaacttcTTTAAGCCCGCCTTTGGTCGGCGATGTGCTTGCCGACGAATGGCGACGTTCGCTCCGCCTCGAGGGGGCGTGTCTTTGCAGGGGCGGACTGAAAGTCTCGATTTGAAGGGTGGGACGTGCCTGTTTCTGACGGCCGTTCCACGTACCGTGGATTTTCTTGGGGGAGGATTTAGGGGTGGAGCGATCAACACTAGGCTCGCGCGATTTGGGGAGGGGCTTGGGCGTGGCCTCCTCGTAGATTCGCTGCGAGTAGGAGGTTTTACGCAAACCGACGTCGTTTGTGTCGTCAATACTGTCAATATGATGCTCTCCtagaaaaacaattattggggaatttttttattttatgttttgttaCCGTTATAATCTGCATCATCGACTGAGTCTTGACTGAGgcgttttttggttttgtccTGAATTGCGCCCAAACTTCGGTAACCTTCGTCCGAAACTTCGGACGTCGTATCACTTTGATCTTCATTTATTTGGATCGAAGTTTCGGATTTAAGCCGATTTTCAATGGGGACTTGTATCAAGGCGACgtgatttttgtgttttggtgACGTTGTGGGCGTGGCTTTAGTTTTAAGCGTGGCGTGGTGTGACGATGTGTAGTTGGGGGTGGGGCTTCTGGATCTAGTGGGAGGTACTAAAGATTTGCGCGGTAGGTTTGGACTAACTGATCGTCTGTCGTTCAAATAAGACGGTGAACGTGACCGGGACCGGTTCAGTGAGTTCATTGGTGGGCCTAGAGTTGAGGCGGAGCTGGAGGTGTGGCTTGGAGTTGCAATTGTCGGGATTGGCGCACGGTCGTAGTAAACGTGTGAACCGTGTAAGTCTGGGGCACCTGGTTTATTGACCAGACGGGCGCCTTGGGTTGTTCTGTGTTGCGAGCGACAACGACATGGGTCGTGTTTGTCCAAATAATGGGACAGAGTGTCCCATCCACCGCCAACTCGGACCATTACGTGGTTTCGAAGtatctgcatttttttcgtttattttttttgtgaggTTAAATTTGGGGACTTACCCTCACGAAAATTAATACTTTGGTGTCGCCGATTCGGTATTTGCCTTCGGAGACACGGATCATGGGGAATTGGGTTGGACAAGTGCACTTTGCGACCAAGTCGCGGACCTGGAACAAAGAACAATTCAAATATGTATGTAGGGTCGTGAATACAATTTCTAACGAGTGAGTAAGCGGTTGCAAAATAGAGATTCTCGCTGATTTCGCGAAAAAATGcttgttaaatttttgacttgTCCCTAATTGCGCATtaggtaataaaaataaatcgccGGAGATAAGAATGTACAGGAATTTCCAATgattttgatcattttttcttaattgaaagtttttttaaaataaaaggtaagtctacggaggactataacttaggagacgaaacgtgGTACAAAATCGTACTCAAAAAATATAGTTCCAGCTTCGGCGTCacatcgttttaaattaatttaaattcaaccaattcactaaATACTTGGAAAAAAGCAGAAATGTTCAGCTTTATACTCTTAACAAACTGACAAAAACTgccaactaaaattttcataagaaaaatcagaaaaaaaatatttaaaatttgcgcttcgcctcgtatttttcaagacgctgcgaatacggttaaagatacaagaaaaatgttaagaagAAAGTtgcagagaattaaatttcctttaaaaaagtccgcgagaccatatctttatcttcaacggtttaggccctaaagacgttcaaagacgctcaagcgtgtattcgtttcattttaccaGTGGTCAAGTAAGGGAAACTAAGTTTACacctaaactgtagaagatagaagtatggtgtcgcggacttttttgtaggaaatttaattctctacaactttgttccttacagtttttttgtatcttcaaccgtattcctagcgttttgataaatatgtgacgatgcacaaaaaattatcgcttagaattattatttgcgttccatcttatatttttgcgaacgctgcgaatacgactgaagatacaaaaaaagtataaagaacaaagttgtagagaattaaattttctacaaaaaagtccgcgacaccatatttctatcatCAAGGGTTTAGGTGTAAATTAACTTGGAATAcatgaccaccggcaaaatgaagcatatccgtcgcttgagcacttttgaacgactttggggcctaaatggttgaagatagagatatggtctcgcggacttttttgtaggaaatttaattctctacaactttgttccttacagtttttttgtatcttcaaccgtattcccagcgttttgataaatatgtgacgatgcacaaaaaataatcccttagaattattatttgcgttccatcttatatttttgcgaacgctgcgaatacggttgaagatacaaaaaaagtgtaaggaacaaagttgtagagaattaaattttctacaaaaaagtccgcgacaccatatttctatcatCAAGGGTTTAGGTGTAAATTAACTtgcaatacttgaccaccggcaaaatgaagcatatccgtcgcttgagcacttttgaacgactttggggcctaaatggttgaagatagagatatggtctcgcggacttttttgtaggaaatttaattctctacaactttgttccttacagtttttttgtatcttcaaccgtattcccagcgttttgataaatatgagacggtgcacaaaaaattatcgcttagaattattatttgcgttccaccttatatttttgcgaacactgcgaatacggttgaagatacaaaaaaagtgtaaggaacaaagttgtagagaattaaattttctacaaaaaagtccgcgacaccatatttctatcatCAAGGGTTTAGGTGTAAATTAACTtgcaatacttgaccaccggcaaaatgaaacaaatccgTCACTTGAGCGTTTTTGAacctttggggcctaaatggttgaagatagagatatggtctcgcggacttttttgtaggaaatttaattctctacaactttgttccttacagtttttttgtatcttcaaccgtattcccagcgttttgaaaaatatggggcgaGTGCAAActggtaaaagtttgaaatttttttaaacatactttacgataaaatttttgcattttgtttATGTCCTTCTATTGAGAATTTTATGCTccatctgcctgtatttttttgttagccttgtgctaaccgttatacaaatacaacgattttttttctgaaaacttGACGGTAATGGACAAGTGCACTCTGGCGACTTTAGCGGTAACGTTtcatttgtacgtcgtttcgtatcctaacctttagatctCCGTAGTCTGCACGTAAACACTTGATCTCTGATTTGAACTAATCTTTATGAGTTTTCGTTAATCACGAATTCTAAGAAAAGATAAACACCATCTTTGTGTGCTTTTGACAGCTTCGAAAACGCGTTGAGCTCGTGGTTCTTGAACCCATCTCATTACCATCCCGCTAATGAGTCTCCCAAATCAGCGGCGGCGCCccaaaaaaaccaacaacgATTGCATCACGGTGGCCTTTTCTCACGCATTTTTCATTGCTTCTTAGCCCATTCATCAACATACATAGAAAGTCACAATCGACTAAGCAAGCCACCATTCAATTGTCTCGACTTAAACAATAGCCTAACTGTTCCTCGTTATGACTTATTAGTCGGTAGGTTCTGGAATCGACACACGAAAGTGAAACTTCCAATCAATTTAATTGATTTCGTCGCTCGCGATTTTTTCCGCCATCGGTTATTCAAGTGGTAAATTTTGGATTGTATTTAAATGCGGCGCTAATGCAACTTTCCCGACGAGGAAATGGGAAAAAATACGCAAATTAAGTGGAGGAAAGTGAAGATTATTGCTCAATTATTATTGGACGGAGAAACAATGTCGCTTTCATAACTTGGCTCAAACATTTGGGCATTTTTCAGTAACGGACGAGAAAGTAAAttctaatgattttttttctcaagtgAGGTAAAGTGTTTGTTTTGAAAGTTGTGGCCAAACCTCATCAATTATCGCGTCATGGCTGGAAgcaattttctataaaatcaataatcgatcgtaaaaatgcacaaattgACTCCTACGTAACGCTGTTTctcaaattttcataagaaattatttaatgttatAACTAGGCCTTAATTTATCTAATCTGATTGtgtttttaactgttttttagcaagtttcataaaatttgaatttgaagtGTCCGAACATCGGTCACTTGATGTgtttacaattattaaaaactgattaaaatCGTGCATTATTCCAATAttcgttatttttattgatcgATTGAtttctatctttttttttgttttatggttttaattgtaaatatcCACTTATGCCAAGtgggttatttattttatttttaagtttgatTTCGAGATAATCCTTTCTTTGATTAATCTGTTTTTTTCTGCAATTCATTCCTTATGAtaaaatttacgtaaatttgTGAACGACATTGACACGATTTAGAAAAATTGAGATAAGAGCCACTTTATTATTCACTGGACTCGATATTAATTCTCTAGCATTGCCAACCACTTTAAAAATCCAGCGAAAACTTTTTTACttcgaaaatttttgctaattgGATTATGGagattgaataaaataaataatccctttctcaaaattataattaattaattcatctcGTTGACaaaatgattaattaaatttcagcTTTGTCGTCAATCTATTAATCCCACGTCTAATCCGcagaattttaattacgttcgACCGGAAATTAGCAATCGTATTAAATACAGCGCTTACTGAATATGAAATTATCGCCGATTACTTgtacttaaattaaattaaatattatttacaagaGTGAAACATTTATTCAACTAGAACCGGTGCAAGGCACTCTAATGTCATTATTTAGCCGGCGATCTACATTAGTTTCAATGACTTCTTTTTATGCAATTCAATTGAGGATGAGAGACAGACACATTCCTGTGTGTGTACGCATCAAGTGCGCCTCGTTTGGGCGCCTGACGTcacgtaattaattaattaatcgaatgaatcaaaacgaaattaatttacttgAGTTAGAAGAAAATAGATGAGTCAGTCGGAAATATCATCTAGTCACTGTCGTTTCCCTTTCTGTTATCACTATTTACATCGATAACGGTAGAATTTCCATTTCCCGCTATGAATAATTGCGAATTCTTGTCGGAAAAGCCAGTCGAAGGTAATCAGATCAAGCCCAGCTGTGGCTGCCTACACGCCCGCTTGATTTTTCGCGTTCCCGTACCCAGCCGTCTAGATTGTGCAGGAATCCTGCATATGCGTTTCGAAACAATATTGCATTTGCACACCGGGATAtgcatttaataaattaaactcgCTTTCACTCCGATCGTGCAcatcgttattattattttattaaacgaaTTTTCCAACGAAAGTGGCCTTGAGATGATGGAGAAAAAATATATGCAATGTGTAggtgaaattattattatcattgaaAGTAACAAGGTGGTGACCACAGATTTTAACTTAAACGTCCAACTAGAAGAATTTCTGCGTGG contains:
- the LOC662262 gene encoding GAS2-like protein pickled eggs → MSSVLLEARPFRPFKSSEEYLVAMKEDLAEWLQTMYPSLEINVDNFMEKLETGVVLCEHANAVRHQAAEYVEKKQSKKIMTKSVTGNLAHAQKLVNIPEVKYFTTAKPQTFFARDNVSNFIRWCRNSLQILECLLFESDDLILRKNEKHVILCLLEVGREAAKFGMLAPMLVQMERQIDREIAADQKKLNNGLHDQNSFDDDDDSDMEEETMLIYGPVPQIVTNDLKSLDEMVRDLVAKCTCPTQFPMIRVSEGKYRIGDTKVLIFVRILRNHVMVRVGGGWDTLSHYLDKHDPCRCRSQHRTTQGARLVNKPGAPDLHGSHVYYDRAPIPTIATPSHTSSSASTLGPPMNSLNRSRSRSPSYLNDRRSVSPNLPRKSLVPPTRSRSPTPNYTSSHHATLKTKATPTTSPKHKNHVALIQVPIENRLKSETSIQINEDQSDTTSEVSDEGYRSLGAIQDKTKKRLSQDSVDDADYNGEHHIDSIDDTNDVGLRKTSYSQRIYEEATPKPLPKSREPSVDRSTPKSSPKKIHGTWNGRQKQARPTLQIETFSPPLQRHAPSRRSERRHSSASTSPTKGGLKEVLINTVTQIDDEALMAQQVQELLKQYTFDFKDEGRFVRGGSERMSYRSPRKDSRPDNNLSRIPAPVL